The Arcobacter sp. LA11 genome includes a region encoding these proteins:
- a CDS encoding PAS domain-containing protein, which translates to MSNVVAKDDEIKLENNRYLVSETDANGVITYCNDYFTQISGYTREELLGQQHNIIRHPDMPKVIFKLLWERIQSGKNINAIVKNLAKDGRYYWIFTEFKTRVDLDTNDIIGYTAHRKTISHDAVEVISELYAKLKEIEEKEDMDAAEKYLNEYLQTKDKKINFVNLLDHIHKFY; encoded by the coding sequence ATGAGCAATGTCGTAGCAAAAGATGATGAAATAAAATTAGAAAACAATAGATATTTAGTAAGTGAAACTGATGCAAATGGGGTTATCACTTATTGTAATGATTACTTTACACAAATCTCTGGATATACTAGAGAAGAGCTATTAGGGCAACAACATAATATTATTAGACATCCTGATATGCCAAAAGTTATATTTAAATTGTTATGGGAAAGAATCCAATCAGGGAAAAATATAAATGCAATTGTAAAAAACCTTGCAAAAGATGGAAGATATTATTGGATTTTTACAGAGTTTAAAACTAGAGTAGATTTAGACACAAATGATATTATTGGTTATACAGCTCATAGAAAAACAATTTCTCATGATGCAGTAGAAGTTATTTCAGAACTATATGCAAAATTAAAAGAAATAGAAGAAAAAGAAGATATGGACGCAGCAGAAAAATATTTGAATGAATATTTGCAAACAAAAGACAAAAAAATAAACTTTGTTAATCTATTAGACCATATTCACAAATTCTATTAA
- the pdxH gene encoding pyridoxamine 5'-phosphate oxidase yields the protein MIDITQMRKQYMDKGLNKEDLDENPIKQFETWFNQAIEVGLREPNAMVLATTGKDMMPSVRTVLLKIFDETGFVFFSNYKSKKAQDIIENPKAAVLFPWLDLDRQVKIEGSIEKISSKESLKYFLSRPKGSQIGAWVSHQSEVISSRSILEAKFNEIKNKFVKGEIPFPDFWGGYILKPERIEFWQAGTDRLHDRFVYILDSKSNWKIERLSP from the coding sequence GTGATAGATATTACTCAGATGAGAAAACAATATATGGATAAAGGTTTAAATAAAGAAGATTTAGATGAAAATCCAATAAAACAGTTTGAAACTTGGTTTAATCAAGCTATTGAAGTAGGTTTACGAGAGCCTAATGCAATGGTTTTAGCAACAACAGGAAAAGACATGATGCCAAGTGTTCGTACAGTTTTATTAAAAATATTTGATGAAACTGGTTTTGTATTTTTTTCAAACTATAAAAGTAAAAAAGCACAAGATATTATAGAAAATCCAAAAGCAGCAGTTTTATTTCCTTGGTTAGATTTAGATAGACAAGTTAAGATTGAAGGAAGTATTGAAAAAATATCTTCAAAAGAGTCTTTAAAGTATTTTTTATCACGTCCTAAAGGTAGTCAAATTGGAGCGTGGGTATCTCATCAAAGTGAAGTTATAAGTTCACGGTCAATTCTTGAAGCAAAATTTAATGAAATTAAAAATAAATTTGTAAAAGGTGAAATTCCTTTTCCTGATTTTTGGGGTGGTTATATTTTAAAGCCAGAGAGAATAGAATTCTGGCAAGCTGGTACAGATAGATTACATGATAGATTCGTTTATATTTTAGATAGTAAATCTAATTGGAAAATAGAGCGTTTATCTCCATAA
- a CDS encoding BCCT family transporter: MDSKNSENKHILGQNNLQKFGLDIHNPVFIISAMLILVFVIGTLISPKEAKEVLDGAKWWSINNFDWLFMLSGNIFVIFCLLLIFLPIGKIRLGGDDAKPEFTTFAWFSMLFAAGMGIGLMYWSVAEPVAYYTAWWHTPLNVLPNTPEAKELAMGATMFHWGLHPWAIYCVVGLSLAFFAYSKKLPLTMRSAFYPILKEKVWGWPGHIIDVLAVFATIFGLATSLGLGAQQVASGLNFLFDISKDVNTQIIIILGITSIAVISVIRGLEGGVKVLSKINIIIAILLVLSIIILGPTSDILLGTVTTLNAYASNIFELSNFIGREDTEWFHGWTVFYWAWWIAWSPFVGMFIARVSKGRTVREFVIAVLLVPMIVTTIWMSTFGLTALDQVIGNIGALTNGITDKSLAMFQMLENIPFSSITSFIAIILVIVFFVTSSDSGSLVIDSITAGGKLDAPVVQRVFWAVMEGLVAVTLLYVGGNDALNALQAGSITTALPFTIVLLLMCYSLYKGLKEELSK, encoded by the coding sequence TTGGATTCAAAGAATTCTGAAAATAAACACATACTAGGTCAAAATAATTTACAAAAATTTGGTCTAGATATACACAATCCGGTGTTTATTATAAGTGCCATGCTAATATTGGTTTTTGTAATAGGTACCTTAATCTCACCAAAAGAGGCAAAAGAAGTTTTAGATGGGGCGAAATGGTGGTCAATAAACAATTTTGATTGGCTATTTATGTTATCTGGTAATATTTTCGTAATATTTTGTTTACTATTAATTTTTTTACCAATTGGAAAAATACGTCTTGGAGGAGATGATGCAAAACCTGAGTTCACAACTTTTGCATGGTTTTCAATGTTATTTGCAGCAGGAATGGGAATTGGTCTTATGTACTGGTCTGTAGCAGAACCAGTTGCATATTATACTGCTTGGTGGCATACTCCACTAAATGTTCTACCAAATACGCCTGAAGCAAAAGAACTTGCTATGGGTGCAACAATGTTTCACTGGGGATTACATCCTTGGGCTATTTATTGTGTAGTTGGTTTATCATTAGCATTTTTTGCATACAGCAAAAAACTTCCCTTAACTATGAGATCTGCTTTTTATCCAATCTTAAAAGAAAAAGTTTGGGGATGGCCAGGTCATATTATCGATGTACTTGCAGTTTTTGCAACTATTTTTGGACTTGCTACATCTTTAGGATTGGGAGCACAACAAGTAGCTTCAGGGTTAAACTTTTTATTTGATATTAGTAAAGATGTAAATACTCAAATTATAATTATTTTAGGAATCACTTCAATTGCTGTTATTTCTGTAATAAGAGGATTAGAAGGTGGAGTAAAAGTTTTAAGTAAAATAAATATTATTATTGCAATTTTGCTAGTTTTATCTATTATAATACTAGGACCTACTAGCGATATTTTATTAGGAACAGTAACAACATTAAATGCTTATGCTTCAAATATTTTTGAACTTAGTAACTTTATTGGAAGAGAAGATACTGAATGGTTCCATGGTTGGACAGTATTCTATTGGGCTTGGTGGATTGCCTGGTCTCCTTTTGTAGGAATGTTTATTGCAAGAGTTTCAAAAGGAAGAACTGTAAGAGAGTTTGTCATTGCTGTACTTTTAGTTCCTATGATAGTAACAACAATTTGGATGAGTACTTTTGGATTAACAGCACTTGATCAAGTTATTGGAAATATTGGAGCTTTAACAAATGGAATTACAGATAAATCACTTGCAATGTTTCAAATGTTGGAAAATATTCCATTTTCTTCAATTACTTCGTTTATAGCTATAATATTAGTTATTGTATTTTTTGTGACATCTTCAGATTCAGGTTCGCTTGTTATTGATAGTATAACAGCAGGTGGAAAACTTGATGCACCAGTTGTACAAAGAGTATTTTGGGCTGTAATGGAAGGATTAGTTGCAGTTACACTTTTATATGTAGGTGGTAATGATGCATTAAATGCTCTACAAGCAGGTTCGATAACAACCGCACTTCCGTTTACAATTGTTCTTTTATTAATGTGTTATTCATTATATAAAGGTTTAAAAGAAGAACTTTCTAAGTAG
- a CDS encoding SDR family NAD(P)-dependent oxidoreductase has protein sequence MSKNILITGCSSGLGLALTNYYLEQDYKVFGISRKNPNIKNSNFYFKEFDLSKLKEIKTSLTSFITQIENIEIVYLNAGTLGEIKEMTKLSYEEIKEVLDLNVFANKELLDILTTINVNNIIGISSGASKNGSKGWGAYSLSKSSLNMLINLYSKEMPNTKLLAVAPGVIETPMTDYIRFEVDDTIYTSAKILKSGDIQKPDIAAKRLNEVIKKIDNFESGSFIDVRDI, from the coding sequence ATGAGTAAAAATATTTTAATAACAGGATGTAGTTCTGGTTTGGGACTAGCTCTTACTAATTATTATCTAGAACAAGACTATAAAGTATTTGGAATCAGTAGAAAAAATCCAAATATTAAAAATAGCAACTTTTATTTTAAAGAATTTGATTTATCAAAATTAAAAGAGATAAAAACTTCTCTTACAAGTTTTATTACACAAATCGAAAATATTGAAATAGTATATTTAAATGCTGGTACACTAGGTGAAATAAAAGAGATGACAAAACTTTCATATGAAGAGATTAAAGAAGTATTAGATTTAAATGTTTTTGCTAATAAAGAGCTTCTAGACATACTTACAACGATTAATGTAAATAATATAATAGGAATATCTTCAGGAGCTTCAAAAAATGGCTCAAAAGGATGGGGAGCATACTCTTTATCAAAGTCATCATTAAATATGTTAATCAATTTATACTCAAAAGAAATGCCAAATACAAAACTACTTGCTGTTGCACCTGGAGTAATTGAAACACCAATGACTGATTATATTAGATTTGAAGTTGATGATACTATTTATACTTCTGCAAAAATACTAAAAAGTGGAGATATACAAAAGCCAGATATTGCAGCTAAAAGATTAAATGAAGTTATTAAAAAAATAGATAACTTTGAAAGTGGTTCATTTATTGATGTAAGAGATATCTAA
- the sstT gene encoding serine/threonine transporter SstT: MQEGNGLVSKYANGNLVLQILIGIVLGVVVALISKELAMSFSILGTLFVGALKAIAPILVFVLVATAIATKEVGVQTGMKPIVVLYLIGTFLAALIAVLASFLFPVELVLLDAAQKVTTPPDSVITVLKTVLFNMVDNPVNALQTGNFIGILVWAIAIGFAMHYSSEDTKNVFFDVSTGITKIVKFIIKLAPFGIFGLVANTFAQTGFAALLSYSKLLLVLVGTMLFIAFVVNPIIVFIKTRKNPYPLIFTCVRESGITAFFTRSSAANIPVNLNLCKKLNLNEDTYSISIPLGATTNMAGAAVTITVLTLATVHTLGMTIDLGTALLLSIISALAACGASGVAGGSLLLIPLACSLFGISNDIALQVVAIGFVIGVVQDSMETALNSSTDVVFTAACHKDN; the protein is encoded by the coding sequence ATGCAAGAAGGTAATGGACTAGTTTCAAAGTATGCCAATGGAAACTTAGTTTTACAGATTTTAATTGGTATTGTTTTAGGTGTTGTTGTGGCTTTAATTTCAAAGGAATTAGCCATGTCATTTTCTATTTTGGGTACGCTTTTTGTAGGAGCTTTAAAAGCTATTGCTCCTATTTTAGTTTTTGTTTTAGTTGCTACAGCTATTGCTACTAAAGAAGTAGGTGTTCAAACAGGTATGAAGCCTATTGTGGTTTTATATTTAATAGGTACATTTTTGGCTGCTCTTATTGCAGTATTAGCAAGTTTTTTATTTCCTGTTGAACTTGTACTTTTAGATGCTGCACAAAAAGTAACAACTCCTCCTGATAGTGTGATAACAGTACTTAAAACAGTATTATTTAATATGGTTGATAACCCAGTAAATGCCTTGCAAACAGGTAATTTTATTGGTATTTTAGTTTGGGCTATTGCAATAGGTTTTGCTATGCACTATAGTTCAGAAGATACAAAAAATGTCTTTTTTGATGTTTCTACTGGTATTACTAAAATCGTAAAGTTTATAATTAAGCTTGCTCCTTTTGGTATTTTTGGTTTAGTTGCTAATACTTTTGCACAAACTGGTTTTGCAGCACTTTTAAGTTATTCAAAACTTCTTCTTGTTTTAGTGGGAACTATGCTATTTATTGCTTTTGTTGTTAATCCAATCATTGTATTTATTAAGACAAGAAAGAATCCTTATCCATTGATTTTTACTTGTGTTAGAGAGAGTGGTATTACGGCATTTTTTACAAGAAGTAGTGCTGCAAACATCCCTGTAAATTTAAATCTTTGTAAGAAGTTAAATTTAAATGAGGATACGTATTCTATTTCTATTCCTTTAGGAGCTACGACTAATATGGCTGGTGCTGCTGTTACTATTACTGTTTTAACATTAGCAACTGTACATACTTTAGGAATGACCATTGATTTAGGAACAGCATTATTACTTAGTATTATTTCTGCACTTGCAGCTTGTGGGGCTTCTGGAGTTGCAGGAGGATCATTACTTTTAATTCCTTTAGCTTGTTCTTTATTTGGTATTTCAAATGATATTGCACTTCAAGTAGTAGCAATTGGTTTTGTAATTGGTGTAGTTCAAGATTCTATGGAAACTGCACTAAACTCGTCTACAGATGTAGTTTTTACAGCAGCTTGTCATAAAGATAACTAA
- a CDS encoding tRNA-uridine aminocarboxypropyltransferase, producing the protein MQRNTCYKCYRPKSSCMCEYINPIKTNTKFIILMHPKEYRKTKNGTGHFTNKSLHNSEIFIGIDFTDHDKINSIINNPNNESYILYPGEKSIKLNNQSIKTGKNIVLFLIDSTWPCSKKMLRVSKNLKKLKRVSFHSRKISDFKIKTQPNSYCLSTIETTQYILQLLNKQNIESIDNKKLLEFTKPFEKMVEYQIECAKDLKKIRYKE; encoded by the coding sequence TTGCAAAGAAATACTTGTTATAAATGTTATAGACCAAAAAGTTCATGTATGTGCGAATATATAAATCCTATAAAAACAAATACAAAGTTTATCATACTTATGCATCCAAAAGAGTATAGAAAAACAAAAAATGGCACAGGGCATTTCACTAATAAATCACTTCATAACTCTGAAATATTCATAGGTATAGATTTTACTGACCATGATAAAATAAATTCGATAATAAATAATCCAAACAACGAATCATACATTTTATACCCTGGAGAAAAAAGTATAAAGTTAAATAATCAATCAATTAAAACTGGAAAAAACATAGTTCTTTTTCTTATTGATTCGACTTGGCCATGTTCAAAAAAAATGCTAAGAGTAAGTAAAAATTTAAAAAAATTGAAAAGAGTGAGTTTTCATAGTAGAAAAATATCAGATTTTAAAATAAAAACTCAACCAAATAGTTATTGTTTATCCACAATAGAAACAACACAATATATTCTTCAACTACTAAATAAACAAAATATAGAAAGTATAGACAATAAAAAGCTGTTAGAATTTACTAAACCATTTGAAAAAATGGTCGAATATCAAATAGAGTGTGCAAAAGACTTAAAAAAAATTAGATACAAAGAATAA
- a CDS encoding class I SAM-dependent methyltransferase → MNINELEELILENLKDKNQEFKRVFHGRGNFYDNFSFLTVDSIDKILFASFFDEVVLEDELISLLENIAKQNDFKTFIVQRRYLSKAPSEIVFGEIDEECITIENALKYSINFSNRNIGIFPDMKIGREYIKSISKEKNVLNLFSYTCAFSVSAIEGEARQVVNVDMAKGALSTGRKNHHLNNHDTKKVKFLPYNILKSWSRIKKDAPYDVIIIDPPSFQKGSFAATTDYVKIVKRLEQLASKECIILSCLNAPELSSSFMKELFEENTLEFKYVKRLENLDTFPTNNEEKTLKNLIFKRGEKVD, encoded by the coding sequence ATGAATATTAACGAATTGGAAGAGTTGATTTTAGAAAATCTAAAAGATAAAAATCAAGAGTTTAAAAGAGTTTTTCATGGACGTGGAAATTTTTATGATAATTTTAGTTTTTTAACAGTTGATAGTATAGATAAGATTCTTTTTGCATCTTTTTTTGATGAAGTTGTATTGGAAGATGAATTAATATCTCTTTTAGAAAATATAGCAAAACAGAATGATTTTAAAACTTTTATTGTACAAAGAAGATATTTGTCAAAAGCACCTAGTGAAATTGTTTTTGGTGAAATTGATGAAGAGTGCATTACTATAGAAAATGCTTTAAAATATAGTATTAATTTTTCAAATAGGAATATTGGAATTTTTCCTGATATGAAAATAGGGCGAGAGTATATAAAAAGTATCTCAAAAGAGAAAAATGTTCTAAATCTATTTTCTTATACTTGTGCTTTTTCTGTAAGTGCTATTGAAGGTGAGGCTAGGCAAGTTGTTAATGTAGATATGGCTAAAGGTGCATTAAGTACAGGAAGAAAAAATCATCACCTAAATAATCATGATACAAAGAAAGTAAAGTTTCTGCCATATAATATATTAAAATCGTGGAGTAGGATAAAAAAAGATGCTCCATATGATGTGATAATAATTGACCCACCTTCTTTTCAAAAAGGAAGTTTTGCAGCTACTACTGATTATGTAAAGATTGTAAAAAGACTTGAACAATTAGCTTCAAAAGAGTGTATAATTTTATCTTGTTTAAATGCCCCAGAGCTTAGTAGTTCTTTTATGAAAGAGTTATTTGAAGAAAATACTCTAGAGTTTAAATATGTAAAAAGACTTGAAAATTTAGATACTTTTCCCACAAACAATGAAGAAAAAACTCTTAAAAATTTGATATTTAAAAGGGGTGAAAAAGTTGATTAA
- a CDS encoding OFA family MFS transporter, giving the protein MIEKNRWLMALSAVGVHLCIGSVYAWSVYVKPIQEELSWTLTDVTISFSIAIFFLGLSAALMGKFVEKNGPRVSALIAASLFGLGTIGSGLAIMMESKMLLYFFYGVLGGCGLGIGYISPVSTLVKWFPDKRGMATGLAIMGFGFASAIWGPTIKILIEAVGIASTFFILGAIYFIVMFLSALYLEAPEENYMPKQFKKKLEEGKKKLKKDLSILGVNEAIKTPRFYGLWLMLFINVTCGIAIIGVASPLLQEVVGISAIAAAAAVGLMGIFNGAGRIFWASLSDYLTRPVVYIIFFATQAVAFYILPSITEIVLFQFILYFIMSCYGGGFASIPAYIGDIFGTKELGAIHGYILTAWAAAGLVGPLIISIVKDVTGSYSQTLYVFAGFFIIAFIISILMLINIKTIQKQNEINK; this is encoded by the coding sequence ATGATTGAAAAAAATCGTTGGTTGATGGCTTTATCCGCTGTTGGTGTGCATCTTTGTATTGGTTCAGTTTATGCATGGAGCGTCTATGTAAAACCTATTCAAGAAGAACTCTCTTGGACTTTGACAGATGTAACTATTTCTTTTAGTATTGCTATATTCTTTTTAGGATTATCAGCTGCACTTATGGGAAAATTTGTAGAAAAGAATGGTCCTAGAGTTTCAGCTTTAATTGCAGCTTCTCTTTTTGGATTAGGGACTATTGGTTCTGGTTTAGCAATAATGATGGAATCAAAAATGCTCTTGTACTTTTTTTATGGAGTATTAGGTGGTTGTGGTTTAGGAATAGGGTATATTTCTCCTGTATCAACACTTGTAAAATGGTTCCCTGATAAAAGAGGAATGGCTACAGGGCTTGCAATTATGGGCTTTGGATTTGCTTCTGCAATTTGGGGACCTACGATAAAGATATTGATTGAAGCTGTAGGAATTGCAAGTACTTTTTTTATTCTTGGAGCAATTTATTTTATAGTAATGTTTTTATCTGCACTTTATTTAGAAGCTCCCGAAGAAAATTATATGCCTAAACAGTTCAAGAAAAAACTTGAAGAAGGTAAAAAGAAGCTAAAAAAAGATTTATCTATTTTAGGTGTAAATGAAGCGATTAAAACTCCACGATTTTATGGTCTTTGGTTAATGTTATTTATTAATGTAACTTGTGGAATTGCTATTATTGGAGTAGCATCTCCTTTACTTCAAGAAGTTGTTGGAATATCTGCAATAGCTGCCGCTGCTGCTGTAGGGCTTATGGGAATATTTAATGGCGCAGGGAGAATATTCTGGGCTTCATTATCTGATTATTTAACAAGACCAGTGGTTTATATAATATTTTTTGCTACACAAGCTGTTGCTTTTTATATTTTACCATCAATTACAGAAATAGTTTTATTTCAATTTATTTTATATTTTATTATGTCTTGTTATGGAGGTGGCTTTGCTTCTATCCCTGCGTATATTGGTGATATATTTGGAACAAAAGAACTAGGAGCTATACATGGATACATATTAACAGCTTGGGCTGCTGCTGGACTTGTAGGACCTTTGATTATTTCTATTGTAAAAGATGTTACCGGTAGTTATTCTCAAACACTATATGTATTTGCAGGTTTTTTTATAATTGCATTTATAATCTCAATCCTCATGCTTATAAATATTAAAACTATTCAAAAACAAAATGAAATTAATAAGTAA
- a CDS encoding cysteine-rich CWC family protein — protein sequence MINPKVCPFCKKDNNCMAHIPNNNCWCNEIKVPEDLREFIPNELKLKACICKECILLFKKNKKEFIKRFV from the coding sequence TTGATTAATCCAAAGGTTTGTCCTTTTTGTAAAAAAGATAATAATTGTATGGCACATATTCCAAATAATAATTGCTGGTGTAATGAGATAAAAGTACCTGAGGATTTAAGAGAGTTTATTCCTAATGAGCTTAAATTGAAAGCATGCATCTGTAAAGAGTGCATACTTTTATTTAAAAAAAATAAAAAAGAGTTTATTAAAAGATTTGTTTAA
- a CDS encoding murein L,D-transpeptidase: MKRFNIILVLLGILTFSYADINVEKEVKVFEENTNDKIVEEIIDLEKEFKNNTSIILKKLLKAKKIPSTLSRNLTKKYYRNFDYSTFWVNKEGIKPMAFSLIKSIEEDEVLKPYNQKLFKLNKINETINSIQTDENIDLKKLLTLDIMLTSTYHEYMRYLSRGFIDWKKFQTKLKSLNEKKEIIANWKKYSVKKNIRKLLYEAVKNDNIFTAIDQVNYTFPKAKELSNLIKEYEKIAQDGGYVKIPKIKKSLKKGNYYPEIKILRQRLLQSKDLETTNCIEKEEKKINLIEENLFKKEPQIVTTQLDKETATVEIKKEPDTPIKDCLELYDENVFQAVKSFQKNHGLVQDGVVGRNTVSRLNISIEKKIKKMRINLERMRWMPRTLGEKYLIVNIPDYKLKMYNNGEKKLDMAVVVGEYKNPTPIFSHKMSSIVLNPYWRIPQRIVKREIIPKLVEDPNYLTDRDIKVFENWSHKSMEFDMQNVDWSMYLDNDLIGNTQQAPMRFIQIPSNQNPLGRMKFMFPNRYSVYLHDTPYKRLFKNNKRAYSHGCIRLSRPHDLLKTIAEEDSRVDYTKAKEILNDIEKTDLDLTKKIPVHIVYLTSWIDDNGKVQFRDDIYRYDRMQGNLLYKKAL, translated from the coding sequence ATGAAAAGATTTAACATTATTTTAGTTTTATTAGGGATTCTTACATTTTCATACGCAGATATAAATGTTGAAAAAGAAGTAAAAGTATTTGAAGAAAATACAAATGATAAAATAGTTGAAGAGATTATTGATTTAGAAAAAGAGTTTAAAAATAATACTTCTATTATTTTAAAAAAACTACTTAAAGCTAAGAAAATACCATCTACTCTAAGTAGAAACCTTACCAAGAAATACTATAGAAACTTTGATTATTCTACTTTTTGGGTTAATAAAGAAGGTATTAAGCCAATGGCTTTTTCTTTAATAAAATCAATAGAAGAAGATGAAGTATTAAAACCATATAATCAAAAACTTTTTAAATTAAATAAAATTAATGAAACAATTAATTCTATTCAAACAGATGAAAATATTGACTTAAAAAAATTATTAACTCTAGATATTATGTTAACTAGTACTTACCATGAATATATGAGATATCTATCAAGAGGATTTATTGATTGGAAAAAGTTCCAAACAAAATTAAAAAGCTTAAATGAAAAAAAAGAAATAATTGCAAACTGGAAAAAATATAGTGTTAAAAAGAATATTAGAAAGCTACTATATGAAGCAGTAAAAAATGACAATATTTTTACTGCAATAGATCAAGTAAATTATACTTTCCCAAAAGCAAAAGAACTATCAAATTTAATTAAAGAATATGAAAAAATTGCACAAGATGGTGGTTATGTAAAAATACCAAAGATTAAAAAATCTTTAAAAAAAGGAAATTATTATCCTGAAATTAAAATTTTAAGACAAAGATTACTTCAAAGTAAAGATTTAGAAACTACAAATTGTATAGAAAAAGAAGAAAAAAAAATTAATCTTATAGAAGAAAATTTATTTAAAAAAGAACCTCAAATTGTTACTACTCAACTTGATAAAGAAACAGCAACAGTAGAAATTAAAAAAGAGCCTGACACTCCAATAAAGGATTGTTTAGAGTTATATGATGAAAATGTTTTTCAAGCAGTAAAATCTTTTCAAAAAAATCATGGTCTAGTTCAAGATGGGGTTGTTGGAAGAAATACTGTTTCTAGATTAAATATCTCTATAGAGAAAAAGATTAAAAAAATGAGAATCAATCTTGAGAGAATGAGATGGATGCCTAGAACTTTGGGAGAAAAATATTTAATTGTAAATATTCCTGATTATAAATTAAAAATGTATAATAATGGAGAAAAAAAACTAGATATGGCTGTTGTTGTAGGTGAATATAAAAATCCTACACCTATTTTTAGTCATAAAATGTCATCAATTGTTTTAAATCCATATTGGAGAATACCTCAAAGAATTGTAAAAAGAGAAATTATTCCTAAACTTGTTGAAGATCCAAATTATCTAACAGACAGAGATATCAAAGTATTTGAAAATTGGAGTCATAAATCAATGGAATTTGATATGCAAAATGTTGATTGGAGTATGTATTTAGATAATGATTTAATAGGAAACACACAACAAGCACCAATGAGATTTATTCAAATACCTAGTAACCAAAATCCTTTAGGAAGAATGAAGTTTATGTTTCCAAATAGATACTCTGTTTATTTACATGATACTCCATACAAAAGACTCTTTAAAAACAATAAAAGAGCTTATTCTCATGGTTGTATTAGACTATCAAGACCTCATGACTTATTAAAAACAATTGCAGAAGAGGATTCAAGAGTTGATTACACAAAAGCTAAAGAAATTTTAAATGATATAGAAAAAACTGATTTAGATTTAACTAAGAAGATTCCTGTACATATTGTATATTTAACATCATGGATTGATGATAATGGAAAAGTACAATTTAGAGATGATATTTATAGATATGATAGAATGCAAGGTAACCTTTTATATAAAAAGGCCCTTTAA
- a CDS encoding TSUP family transporter encodes MEFLQDISTTWIIIFIITGFVAGYIDSIAGGGGMIQVPVLLYSGIPPVFVLATNKMASLFGTLMATIKYFLSKKISLKVVSIAIIPCLVASYIGSELVMFLPDHIIQWAILISIPIALIFLLKKSKEIKEENTKLTNKNIVLATAPIGFYDGLLGPGTGTYMTISMKKFLHLDYIISTASTKPLNLATNVGSAIAFLLAGKVLWMIAIPMAIANMAGSWTGSHYAIKGGEAFIKKVLIFVLVFMLLANIIKIIVG; translated from the coding sequence ATGGAATTCCTTCAAGATATATCAACTACGTGGATTATTATATTTATTATAACTGGCTTTGTTGCTGGATATATTGACTCTATTGCTGGTGGTGGTGGGATGATTCAAGTCCCAGTACTTTTATATAGTGGAATACCTCCAGTTTTTGTTTTAGCAACAAATAAAATGGCAAGTCTTTTTGGTACGCTTATGGCAACAATCAAATATTTCTTATCAAAAAAAATATCACTAAAAGTTGTAAGCATAGCTATAATCCCATGTTTAGTAGCTTCTTATATTGGAAGTGAACTTGTTATGTTTTTACCTGACCATATAATCCAATGGGCAATTTTAATCTCTATTCCTATTGCTTTAATTTTTTTATTAAAAAAAAGTAAAGAGATAAAAGAAGAAAATACAAAACTTACAAATAAAAATATAGTCTTAGCAACAGCTCCAATTGGTTTTTATGATGGTTTATTAGGGCCTGGTACGGGAACATATATGACAATTTCTATGAAAAAATTTTTACACCTAGATTATATTATTTCAACTGCATCAACTAAACCCTTAAATCTAGCTACAAACGTAGGTTCAGCAATTGCTTTTTTACTTGCAGGAAAAGTACTTTGGATGATTGCAATTCCTATGGCAATAGCAAATATGGCAGGGTCTTGGACAGGAAGTCATTATGCAATAAAAGGTGGAGAAGCTTTTATTAAAAAAGTACTGATATTTGTTTTAGTTTTTATGCTTTTAGCAAATATTATAAAAATAATTGTAGGTTAA